From a single Sphingobium lignivorans genomic region:
- the rsfS gene encoding ribosome silencing factor, protein MGHLSNGFESPADHLLGIVLQSLDDDQAQDVVSIPLAGKSSIADHIVIASGRSSRQVAAIAQKLAERIKEATGRHVRIEGLPVADWVLIDAGDVVVHVFRPEVRSFYNLERMWGFSDAPLAAGEA, encoded by the coding sequence GTGGGCCATCTTTCCAACGGCTTCGAATCGCCTGCCGACCACCTGCTGGGCATCGTGCTCCAGTCGCTGGACGACGATCAGGCCCAGGATGTCGTCAGCATCCCGCTCGCAGGCAAGAGCAGCATCGCCGACCATATCGTGATCGCTTCCGGCCGCTCCTCGCGCCAGGTCGCCGCCATCGCGCAGAAGCTCGCCGAGCGGATCAAGGAGGCTACGGGCCGCCATGTCCGCATCGAGGGGCTGCCCGTTGCCGACTGGGTGCTGATCGACGCGGGCGATGTCGTCGTCCACGTCTTCCGCCCGGAAGTGCGCAGCTTCTACAATCTCGAGCGCATGTGGGGCTTCTCGGACGCGCCGCTGGCCGCTGGAGAAGCCTGA
- a CDS encoding murein hydrolase activator EnvC family protein, with the protein MIALRRPAVLLPLLLGIALLPVALLAQGAGQPVPGTSLDEERAALLRARAQAEEARKRSEALEASARKAANAADRTRDQIAALAARIQQSEADLRAGEARVGIIARLQRAQAKRLAERQTPIVRLTAALQQIARRSPVLTLVEPGTVGDAVHRRIVLAQVMPVVMARTRDLRAEIARSADLRESAEAAAGALARTRDGLAAQQQTLASLEQRQRVASRQLRDSASLEIERSLAMAEEARDIGELMQTIEEAGVIRDALLALPGPVPRPDTPDDAPLPRENGGPANAALSGDGARPPIYRLPVVGDVVTGFGEVSESGLRARGLTILTAPGATVVAPAAGRIAFAGPFRGYGQIVIIEHGGGWTSLVARLDRVSAQVGDIVRQGDPLGATGPGKPRLLVELRRQDRPIDIGALLR; encoded by the coding sequence ATGATCGCCTTGCGCCGCCCCGCTGTCCTCCTACCGCTGCTGCTGGGGATCGCGCTGCTGCCGGTCGCGTTGCTGGCGCAGGGCGCAGGGCAGCCGGTCCCCGGAACGAGCCTGGACGAGGAGCGTGCGGCGCTCCTGCGGGCGAGAGCGCAGGCGGAGGAGGCCCGCAAGCGCAGCGAGGCGCTGGAAGCGAGCGCGCGCAAGGCGGCGAACGCGGCGGACCGCACGCGCGACCAGATCGCCGCGCTCGCCGCGCGCATCCAGCAGAGCGAGGCGGATCTGCGCGCGGGCGAAGCGCGGGTCGGCATCATCGCGCGGCTCCAGCGCGCGCAAGCGAAGCGACTCGCCGAGCGCCAGACCCCCATCGTCCGGCTGACGGCGGCGCTCCAGCAGATCGCTCGCCGGTCACCCGTGCTCACGCTGGTGGAACCCGGCACGGTGGGCGATGCGGTTCATCGCCGCATCGTCCTCGCACAAGTGATGCCGGTGGTGATGGCGCGCACGCGCGACTTGCGGGCCGAGATCGCCCGCAGCGCCGACCTGCGCGAGAGCGCCGAGGCGGCAGCCGGCGCCCTTGCCCGCACCCGGGACGGCCTCGCCGCGCAGCAGCAGACGCTCGCCAGCCTCGAGCAACGCCAGCGCGTCGCCTCGCGCCAGTTGCGGGACAGCGCCAGCCTGGAGATCGAGCGATCCCTCGCGATGGCGGAGGAAGCGCGCGACATCGGCGAGCTCATGCAGACCATCGAGGAAGCGGGCGTAATCCGCGACGCCCTGCTCGCTCTCCCCGGCCCGGTCCCGCGCCCGGACACGCCCGATGACGCCCCCCTCCCGCGCGAGAATGGTGGGCCGGCAAACGCGGCGCTGTCCGGCGATGGCGCGCGTCCACCCATTTACCGCCTGCCCGTCGTCGGCGATGTCGTCACCGGATTCGGCGAGGTCAGCGAAAGCGGGTTGCGCGCGCGCGGCCTCACCATTCTGACGGCGCCCGGCGCCACCGTCGTCGCGCCCGCCGCCGGCCGCATTGCCTTCGCCGGCCCCTTCCGCGGCTATGGCCAGATCGTCATCATCGAGCATGGCGGCGGCTGGACAAGCCTCGTCGCCCGGCTGGACCGGGTTTCGGCGCAGGTGGGGGACATCGTGCGCCAGGGCGATCCGCTCGGCGCCACCGGCCCCGGCAAGCCCCGATTGCTCGTCGAACTGCGCCGGCAGGACCGGCCGATCGACATCGGCGCGCTGCTGCGATGA
- a CDS encoding nicotinate-nucleotide adenylyltransferase, whose protein sequence is MATASRASPPALIAAPAGAARGRRVTVGLLGGSFNPAHGGHRAISLFAREALGLDEIWWLVSPGNPLKPRAGMAPLRARVASTRKTARGAPIRVTAIERDLGTRYTVDTLRALRRRYPRIRFIWLMGGDNLAQFHQWKAWRDIARGTAIAVIARPGYIGKALGSPAMAWLRRFVRPARQSKSWTTWRLPALVHLRFRPDPRSATLLRQKAPHWHRSFAFAAPRDGVTGRRIPKE, encoded by the coding sequence ATGGCCACGGCGTCCCGCGCATCTCCCCCGGCATTGATTGCCGCCCCCGCCGGCGCTGCGCGCGGACGGCGCGTGACGGTCGGCCTGCTTGGCGGCTCGTTCAATCCCGCGCATGGCGGCCACCGCGCCATTTCGCTGTTCGCGCGCGAGGCGCTGGGGCTCGACGAGATCTGGTGGCTCGTCTCGCCGGGCAATCCGCTCAAGCCGCGCGCCGGCATGGCGCCGCTGCGCGCCCGCGTGGCAAGCACCCGCAAGACCGCGCGGGGCGCACCGATCCGCGTCACGGCCATCGAGCGGGATCTGGGCACGCGCTACACCGTGGATACGCTGCGCGCGCTGCGCCGGCGCTATCCCCGCATCCGCTTCATCTGGCTCATGGGCGGCGATAATCTCGCGCAATTCCACCAGTGGAAGGCCTGGCGCGACATCGCGCGCGGAACAGCCATTGCCGTCATCGCCCGTCCGGGCTATATTGGGAAGGCTTTAGGCTCACCTGCCATGGCCTGGTTGCGGCGTTTCGTCCGACCCGCGCGCCAGAGTAAAAGCTGGACGACATGGAGACTGCCGGCGCTCGTGCATCTGCGCTTTCGCCCTGATCCGCGATCGGCCACCCTGCTGCGGCAGAAGGCCCCCCATTGGCACCGAAGCTTTGCTTTTGCCGCGCCGCGTGACGGCGTGACCGGTCGCCGCATACCGAAGGAGTGA
- a CDS encoding glycosyl transferase family protein, which yields MGLALTAAELLRNELLLFAAIGLLLGGLDDLAIDGLYATRRLWRSITIYSRIARMTACDLPPPGRAGPIAVFVPAWDEGEVIGPMLRACLHKWRDEDVHLFVGAYPNDPVTLERVRQVTAGPDGARVSLVLNPRPGPTTKADCLNQLWGAMRAWEQAQGREMLAVVLHDAEDVVHRDALRLIGLLAPRFGLVQLPVLPLASARSRWIAGHYCDEFAEHHGKSLAVREALGAALPSAGVGCGFNRRVLGRIAAARGELPFDPDSLTEDYELGLRIGEAGDRGVLVRMRDEDGALIATREYFPDTLGAAVRQKARWTVGIALAGWDRMGWSGSWHERWMRLRDRRAALAALVLLAAYLGLLMAGLVAIAELAGRASAPLPWPLPWLLKITGVILGWRLLVRMIFVWRAYGWWEALLSVPRSLVANIIAMLAVRRAVDIYVRHLRGQRLVWDKTTHRFPDAAEPSRS from the coding sequence ATGGGGCTGGCACTGACGGCTGCTGAGCTGCTGCGCAACGAACTCTTGCTGTTCGCCGCGATCGGCCTGCTACTGGGCGGGCTGGACGACCTGGCCATTGACGGCCTCTATGCCACGCGCCGGCTGTGGCGCTCCATCACCATCTATTCGCGCATCGCGCGCATGACGGCCTGCGATCTCCCGCCGCCTGGCCGGGCGGGGCCGATCGCGGTGTTCGTGCCTGCGTGGGACGAGGGCGAGGTGATCGGGCCGATGCTGCGCGCATGCCTGCACAAGTGGCGTGACGAGGACGTCCATCTCTTCGTCGGCGCCTATCCCAATGACCCGGTGACCCTGGAGCGAGTCCGGCAAGTGACGGCGGGGCCGGACGGGGCGCGCGTGTCGCTCGTCCTCAATCCCCGGCCGGGCCCCACCACGAAGGCGGACTGTCTCAATCAGCTCTGGGGCGCCATGCGGGCATGGGAACAGGCGCAGGGCCGCGAGATGCTGGCCGTCGTTCTTCATGACGCGGAAGACGTCGTGCACCGCGATGCCCTGCGGCTCATTGGCCTGCTCGCGCCGCGCTTCGGCCTCGTCCAGCTTCCGGTGCTGCCGCTCGCCTCGGCACGCTCGCGCTGGATCGCCGGCCATTATTGCGACGAGTTCGCCGAGCATCATGGCAAATCACTGGCGGTGCGGGAGGCACTGGGCGCGGCGCTGCCGTCCGCCGGCGTTGGCTGCGGGTTCAATCGCCGGGTGCTCGGGCGCATCGCCGCCGCGCGCGGGGAATTGCCATTCGATCCCGACAGCCTGACCGAGGATTATGAGCTGGGCCTGCGCATCGGCGAGGCAGGCGACCGGGGCGTGCTGGTGCGCATGCGCGACGAAGACGGCGCGCTTATCGCGACGCGCGAATATTTCCCGGATACGTTGGGCGCGGCGGTCCGGCAGAAAGCGCGCTGGACGGTGGGCATCGCCTTGGCCGGCTGGGACCGCATGGGCTGGTCCGGCTCCTGGCACGAGCGCTGGATGCGACTGCGCGACCGGCGCGCCGCGCTGGCCGCACTGGTCCTGCTCGCGGCCTATCTCGGCCTGCTGATGGCCGGGCTGGTGGCTATCGCGGAGCTGGCGGGACGGGCGAGCGCGCCCTTGCCCTGGCCCCTGCCATGGTTGCTGAAGATCACCGGCGTCATTCTCGGCTGGCGCCTGCTGGTCCGCATGATCTTCGTCTGGCGCGCTTATGGCTGGTGGGAAGCGCTGCTCTCCGTGCCGCGTTCGCTGGTGGCCAATATCATCGCGATGCTGGCGGTGCGGCGTGCCGTGGACATTTATGTGCGTCATCTGCGCGGGCAACGGCTGGTGTGGGACAAGACAACCCATCGCTTCCCTGACGCAGCGGAGCCATCGCGCTCATGA
- a CDS encoding disulfide bond formation protein B, with translation MRREAFLSFARFVAIMLPFGLLVGALVSQYVGGLFPCEMCMWQRWPHLLAIAAAMAAIGLRRNPFGSGVFTLLAALFIATSGLIGVYHAGVEYGLWEGVTTCSTMARPTPGQSMLDSIMEARLVRCDVAPWSLFGISLAGYNALFSLGGALLIFALLRKWSRS, from the coding sequence ATGCGGCGCGAGGCTTTCCTGTCCTTCGCCCGCTTCGTGGCGATCATGCTGCCGTTCGGCCTGCTCGTCGGTGCCCTCGTCTCCCAATATGTCGGGGGGCTTTTCCCCTGCGAAATGTGCATGTGGCAGCGCTGGCCGCATCTGCTCGCAATCGCGGCGGCGATGGCGGCAATCGGCCTGCGCCGCAATCCGTTCGGGAGCGGCGTCTTCACCCTGCTCGCGGCGCTCTTCATTGCCACGAGCGGGCTGATCGGCGTCTATCATGCCGGGGTCGAATATGGGCTGTGGGAAGGCGTCACCACCTGCTCCACCATGGCCCGGCCCACGCCCGGCCAGTCGATGCTCGACAGCATCATGGAAGCGCGGCTCGTGCGCTGCGACGTGGCTCCCTGGTCGCTGTTCGGCATTTCCCTGGCCGGTTACAATGCCCTCTTCTCCCTGGGCGGCGCGCTGCTGATCTTCGCCCTGCTGCGCAAATGGAGCCGCTCATGA
- a CDS encoding 23S rRNA (pseudouridine(1915)-N(3))-methyltransferase RlmH, with protein sequence MLLHILARGRIGRSPEAELVERYMKRVTWPTRITELPDRGGKVPPPPQTPAVAVMLDETGVQMSSMAFAERLGRWRDDGMRECRFLIGAADGFSDEERAAASLRIAFGAMTWPHMMARAMLAEQLWRATSILANHPYHREG encoded by the coding sequence ATGCTTCTCCACATTCTCGCGCGGGGGCGCATCGGCCGCTCCCCGGAAGCCGAGCTGGTCGAGCGCTACATGAAGCGCGTCACCTGGCCGACCCGCATCACCGAACTGCCCGATCGGGGCGGCAAGGTGCCGCCGCCGCCGCAAACTCCTGCCGTGGCCGTCATGCTTGACGAGACGGGCGTGCAGATGAGTTCCATGGCATTCGCCGAACGCCTCGGCCGCTGGCGCGACGACGGGATGCGCGAATGCCGCTTCCTCATCGGCGCCGCCGACGGCTTCTCGGACGAGGAGCGCGCGGCCGCCAGCCTGCGCATCGCCTTTGGCGCCATGACCTGGCCGCACATGATGGCGCGCGCGATGCTGGCCGAACAGCTCTGGCGCGCCACAAGCATCCTTGCCAATCACCCTTATCATCGCGAGGGATAG
- a CDS encoding demethoxyubiquinone hydroxylase family protein gives MTSPAPHPPRPGAGRADRAAMLRVDQAGEFGAVRIYAGQLAVLGDRHPMSRQIAHMAAQEERHRAHFDRMIVERGVRPTILQPFWHVAGFALGAATALIGPEAAMACTAAIETEIDDHYGRQLEEIGEDDPALSGAIEEFQAEEVEHRDTAIAHGAEAAPAYPLLFGMIRLGCRAAIALSQRF, from the coding sequence ATGACCTCCCCCGCACCCCATCCGCCCCGCCCCGGCGCCGGACGTGCCGATCGCGCGGCGATGCTGCGTGTCGATCAGGCCGGAGAGTTCGGCGCCGTGCGCATTTATGCAGGGCAGCTCGCCGTGCTGGGGGACCGGCACCCGATGAGCCGGCAGATCGCGCATATGGCGGCGCAGGAAGAGCGGCATCGGGCGCATTTCGACCGGATGATCGTGGAACGCGGCGTGCGGCCGACCATCCTGCAACCCTTCTGGCATGTGGCGGGTTTTGCTCTGGGTGCGGCCACGGCCCTCATCGGTCCGGAAGCCGCGATGGCCTGCACCGCGGCGATCGAGACTGAGATCGACGACCATTATGGCCGGCAGCTCGAGGAGATCGGCGAGGATGATCCCGCGCTTTCCGGCGCCATCGAGGAGTTTCAGGCCGAGGAAGTGGAGCACCGCGATACGGCGATCGCGCATGGCGCGGAAGCGGCCCCTGCCTATCCGCTGCTGTTCGGGATGATCCGTCTCGGTTGCCGGGCCGCCATTGCCCTGTCACAGCGTTTCTGA
- a CDS encoding S41 family peptidase codes for MSSARRTFLVRSVAILGAIALVPASTSAVTESESETFKQLDLFMDVFQRVRSSYVEKVDDATLIKGAIEGMLSSLDPHSSYLDVRDFENLRTQTEGSYGGLGLSVTLEEGVVKVIAPTDDTPAARAGIKAGDYITHIDGKLIYGGSLDESVDKMRGAPGTTVKLTIARAGRDEPIELELTRAIIDIKPVKWQVKGNVGVIKIVSFSANTGADVRSAIRSIEKSLGHKPTGYVLDMRSNPGGLLDEAVSVSDVFLEKGQIVSQRGRLREDTRPYYARPGDDTNGSPIVVLIDAGSASASEIVAGALQDHGRALVMGERSFGKGSVQTLLPLSSDTALRLTTARYYTPNGKSVQEGGIEPDILVPQLSDPDYAKRPRYRESDLRRHLINEAKLDRSELETDTNTDPRFTATAEELEKQGIEDFQLQYALETIGRLAPSSQLAAAKKVAGQK; via the coding sequence ATGTCCAGTGCCCGCCGCACATTCCTGGTCCGCTCCGTCGCCATCCTCGGCGCCATCGCGCTCGTGCCCGCCTCCACCTCGGCGGTGACGGAAAGCGAGAGCGAGACCTTCAAGCAGCTCGACCTGTTCATGGACGTCTTCCAGCGCGTCCGCTCCAGCTATGTGGAGAAAGTCGACGACGCGACGCTCATCAAGGGCGCCATCGAGGGCATGCTCTCCAGCCTCGATCCGCACAGCTCCTATCTGGACGTGCGCGACTTCGAGAATCTGAGGACGCAGACGGAAGGCAGCTATGGCGGCCTTGGACTTTCGGTCACGCTGGAAGAAGGCGTAGTGAAGGTCATTGCCCCCACGGACGATACGCCCGCTGCCCGCGCCGGCATCAAGGCCGGGGATTACATCACCCATATCGACGGCAAGCTGATCTACGGCGGCTCGCTCGACGAATCGGTCGACAAGATGCGCGGCGCCCCGGGCACGACCGTCAAGCTGACCATTGCCCGCGCAGGGCGCGACGAGCCCATCGAGCTGGAGCTGACCCGCGCGATCATCGACATCAAGCCGGTCAAATGGCAAGTGAAGGGCAATGTCGGCGTCATCAAGATCGTCAGCTTCTCCGCCAACACCGGGGCGGACGTGCGCAGCGCCATCCGCAGCATCGAGAAGTCGCTGGGCCACAAGCCGACCGGCTATGTGCTCGACATGCGCTCCAATCCGGGTGGATTGCTCGACGAGGCAGTGAGCGTCTCGGACGTGTTCCTGGAAAAGGGCCAGATCGTCTCGCAGCGCGGCCGCCTGCGCGAGGACACGCGTCCTTATTATGCCCGGCCGGGTGACGATACCAATGGATCGCCCATTGTCGTGCTGATCGACGCCGGCTCCGCGTCCGCCTCGGAGATCGTCGCGGGCGCCCTGCAGGATCATGGCCGCGCGCTCGTCATGGGCGAGCGCAGCTTCGGCAAGGGCAGCGTGCAGACGCTGCTGCCGCTCTCCTCGGACACCGCGCTGCGTCTCACCACCGCGCGCTATTACACGCCCAATGGCAAGTCCGTGCAGGAAGGCGGCATCGAGCCCGACATTCTCGTGCCCCAGCTCTCCGATCCGGATTACGCCAAGCGGCCCCGCTATCGGGAAAGCGACTTGCGGCGCCATCTCATCAACGAAGCGAAGCTCGACCGCAGCGAACTGGAGACCGACACCAACACCGATCCGCGTTTCACGGCCACGGCCGAGGAACTGGAGAAGCAGGGCATCGAGGACTTCCAGCTCCAGTACGCGCTGGAGACGATCGGGCGACTGGCGCCCTCGTCCCAGCTTGCGGCGGCGAAGAAGGTGGCCGGGCAGAAATAA